A stretch of the Sorangium aterium genome encodes the following:
- a CDS encoding RCC1 domain-containing protein has product MPNHIAAGGQHTCAVLSDTTVRCWGAGNASQLGQGRSGDSSVALAVPGVTGVVQIGLGYEFTCVRTNAAAASCWGANPSGALGNGGTAIEPSPAPVALAGVERLGDFALGHWHNCVIHGGGTLSCSGDNSRGQLGLGHVDMNDHPTPTALSVNGVERLALGYFHTCAASDDGSVHCWGSNGWGEVGNGTFSDEPVPTPTLVSGIDHPLQLAAGQQFSCALLQSRRVTCWGDNRNGQLGDGSTVFHTAPTTIEGLTDVVQIAAGRKHTCAVKSDGTLWCWGRNDVGQLGDGTQTERHMPTQITDLEGVVEVALGDLHTCALVDAGAIRCFGSNSNGQLGDGTMMDRSSPTDVVWP; this is encoded by the coding sequence ATGCCGAACCACATCGCCGCCGGTGGGCAACACACCTGCGCCGTGCTCTCCGATACCACGGTGCGGTGCTGGGGCGCAGGCAACGCGAGCCAGCTCGGCCAGGGACGCTCCGGAGACTCGAGCGTTGCCCTCGCCGTTCCGGGCGTCACCGGCGTCGTCCAGATAGGGCTCGGGTACGAGTTCACGTGCGTACGCACGAACGCGGCCGCCGCGAGCTGCTGGGGGGCGAATCCGAGCGGCGCGCTCGGCAACGGCGGGACGGCCATCGAGCCGTCGCCGGCGCCGGTCGCTCTCGCCGGCGTCGAGCGCCTCGGCGACTTCGCGCTCGGCCACTGGCACAACTGCGTGATCCATGGCGGCGGCACGCTCTCCTGCTCGGGCGACAACTCCCGCGGGCAGCTCGGGCTCGGCCATGTCGACATGAACGACCACCCGACGCCGACAGCGCTCTCGGTCAACGGCGTCGAGCGGCTCGCGCTCGGCTATTTTCATACCTGCGCGGCGAGCGACGACGGTTCGGTACATTGCTGGGGCTCCAACGGCTGGGGCGAGGTCGGCAACGGCACGTTCAGCGACGAGCCGGTGCCGACACCGACGCTCGTCAGCGGGATCGACCATCCGCTGCAGCTCGCGGCCGGCCAGCAGTTCTCATGTGCCCTGCTCCAGAGCCGTCGTGTCACGTGCTGGGGCGACAATCGGAACGGTCAGCTCGGTGACGGCAGCACCGTATTCCACACGGCGCCCACGACGATCGAGGGCCTCACCGACGTCGTGCAGATCGCGGCGGGGCGCAAGCACACGTGCGCGGTAAAGTCCGACGGAACTCTCTGGTGCTGGGGTCGCAACGACGTTGGTCAGCTCGGCGACGGCACGCAAACGGAGCGGCACATGCCGACCCAGATCACGGACCTCGAGGGCGTCGTCGAGGTCGCGCTCGGCGATCTGCACACCTGCGCGCTCGTCGACGCCGGTGCGATCCGCTGCTTCGGCTCGAACTCGAACGGGCAGCTCGGCGATGGAACGATGATGGATCGAAGCAGCCCGACCGACGTGGTGTGGCCGTAG
- a CDS encoding superoxide dismutase, producing the protein MAFTLPELPYAKDALVPHISAETLDFHHGKHHNAYVTKLNELVAADPALAGKSLEDLVRTTSGGVFNQAAQVWNHTFYWHSMKPQGGGEPSAALRAAIEEAFGSVSSFKEKFSAAAVGQFGSGWAWLVKNSSGKLEIVQTGNAGNPLTEGKTPLLTCDVWEHAYYIDYRNARPKYVEAWWNLVNWDHAASKL; encoded by the coding sequence ATGGCCTTCACTCTTCCCGAGCTCCCCTACGCCAAAGACGCGCTGGTTCCGCACATCTCGGCGGAGACGCTCGACTTCCACCACGGCAAGCACCACAACGCCTATGTCACGAAGCTGAACGAGCTCGTGGCAGCGGACCCGGCGCTCGCGGGCAAGAGCCTCGAGGATCTCGTCCGCACGACGTCCGGCGGGGTCTTCAACCAGGCAGCTCAGGTGTGGAATCACACGTTCTACTGGCACAGCATGAAGCCGCAGGGTGGCGGTGAGCCTTCCGCCGCGCTCCGTGCGGCGATCGAGGAGGCGTTCGGAAGCGTGTCGTCGTTCAAGGAGAAGTTCAGCGCCGCGGCCGTCGGTCAGTTCGGCTCAGGCTGGGCCTGGCTGGTGAAGAACAGCTCCGGCAAGCTGGAGATCGTGCAGACGGGCAACGCCGGGAACCCGCTCACGGAGGGCAAGACGCCGCTGCTCACGTGCGACGTGTGGGAGCACGCGTATTACATCGATTACCGCAATGCCCGGCCGAAGTACGTCGAGGCATGGTGGAACCTGGTGAACTGGGACCACGCCGCCTCGAAGCTGTGA
- a CDS encoding ArsR/SmtB family transcription factor, giving the protein MQLDVFQALADPTRRRIVEALVSGEQQVAEVVEKAGIHQSGVSRHLRILSDSGFVSMRPDGQRRLYSLRPEPFRELEDWLGRYRQLWEERLDRFGAALEKKRASAQKTPATQDGPTRRKRS; this is encoded by the coding sequence ATGCAACTGGACGTCTTCCAGGCCCTGGCCGACCCCACGCGCCGCCGCATCGTCGAGGCTCTCGTTTCTGGCGAGCAGCAGGTGGCCGAGGTCGTGGAGAAGGCCGGCATCCACCAGTCGGGCGTGTCGCGGCACCTGCGCATCCTCTCGGACTCAGGCTTCGTCTCGATGCGGCCCGACGGGCAGCGGCGCCTCTACTCCCTTCGTCCCGAGCCTTTCCGCGAGCTCGAGGACTGGCTCGGCCGCTACCGGCAGCTCTGGGAGGAGCGGCTCGATCGTTTCGGTGCAGCGCTCGAGAAGAAGCGCGCGTCAGCTCAGAAGACCCCGGCCACTCAAGACGGCCCAACCAGGAGAAAGCGATCATGA
- a CDS encoding serine/threonine-protein kinase: protein MTAPTRSLDPASTLLDEEPGAPDDLAPGTLAGEFLVEAARSHGGFAVVYLATQIGTGRPVALKVLRRRLAASTRILERFQQEAAALRGLAHPHIVASVGVGDLPDGRPYIAMEWIEGRTLKQELRARGAFSAAEALAVLEEVGGALSAAHAVGIVHRDVKAQNVMAIPRDGWFTTRLVDFGIAKLLEPERLGRGPIFTQSSVLGTPGSMAPEQIAGRPVDARTDVYALGLLLYELLTGQPAFHADNIVELEELQLFAPPPRAGDLVTVPRAFDAAIARCLEKSPDARYPGVAELLADLRAALLAARDEARVCPAAALHVAVQIEGEEELDEAAFDDAEAVLAAARRAVAGAGLVTLVDGGGVLVGATTLPGDPEGSRAARARLVGAARALDATLASRPRPSPAVQVALVLHAAPATVTGPDGRERVAGGELLRLNEWTAGHPRRGLVITRAVRAGVDEG, encoded by the coding sequence GTGACCGCACCGACCCGATCCCTCGACCCCGCCTCCACGCTCCTCGACGAGGAGCCGGGCGCGCCCGACGACCTCGCTCCCGGCACCCTCGCCGGGGAATTCCTTGTGGAGGCGGCGCGGAGCCACGGGGGCTTCGCCGTGGTCTACCTGGCCACGCAGATCGGAACGGGCCGGCCCGTCGCGCTCAAGGTCCTCCGGCGCCGGCTCGCCGCAAGTACGCGTATCCTTGAGCGATTTCAGCAAGAGGCCGCGGCCCTCCGGGGCCTCGCGCACCCGCACATCGTGGCGAGCGTCGGCGTGGGCGACCTGCCGGACGGCAGGCCCTACATCGCGATGGAATGGATCGAGGGCCGCACGCTGAAGCAGGAGCTCCGCGCGCGCGGCGCGTTCTCGGCCGCCGAGGCGCTCGCCGTGCTCGAGGAGGTCGGCGGCGCGCTCTCCGCCGCGCACGCGGTGGGCATCGTCCACCGCGACGTCAAGGCGCAGAACGTCATGGCGATCCCGAGGGACGGGTGGTTCACGACGCGGCTCGTCGACTTCGGGATCGCCAAGCTGCTGGAGCCCGAGCGGCTCGGCCGCGGGCCGATCTTCACGCAGAGCAGCGTGCTCGGGACGCCAGGCAGCATGGCCCCCGAGCAGATCGCCGGCCGCCCCGTCGACGCGCGGACAGACGTCTACGCGCTCGGCCTCTTGCTCTACGAGCTGCTCACCGGGCAGCCCGCGTTCCACGCCGACAACATCGTCGAGCTCGAGGAGCTCCAGCTCTTCGCGCCGCCGCCCCGGGCGGGCGATCTCGTGACCGTGCCGCGGGCCTTCGACGCCGCGATCGCGCGCTGCCTCGAGAAGTCCCCGGACGCGCGCTACCCGGGCGTCGCCGAGCTCCTCGCGGATCTCCGCGCGGCGCTGCTCGCCGCGAGGGACGAGGCCCGCGTCTGCCCGGCGGCGGCGCTGCACGTCGCGGTGCAGATCGAGGGAGAGGAAGAGCTCGACGAGGCGGCCTTCGACGACGCCGAGGCGGTGCTCGCGGCGGCGCGGCGCGCCGTGGCCGGGGCGGGCCTGGTCACGCTGGTCGACGGCGGCGGGGTGCTTGTCGGCGCGACGACGCTCCCCGGCGATCCGGAGGGCAGCCGCGCCGCCCGGGCCCGGCTGGTCGGGGCGGCGCGCGCGCTCGATGCGACCCTCGCGTCGCGGCCGCGGCCGAGCCCTGCGGTCCAGGTCGCGCTGGTGCTGCACGCCGCGCCGGCGACGGTCACGGGCCCGGACGGGCGGGAGCGGGTCGCGGGGGGAGAGCTCTTGCGCCTCAATGAATGGACGGCAGGGCATCCCCGGCGCGGCCTCGTGATCACGAGAGCCGTGCGCGCGGGGGTCGACGAGGGCTAG
- a CDS encoding SRPBCC family protein, with translation MNSAVKVQARSKVRVERTYRATLQEVWDLWTTREGFESWWGPRNFRAAVAELDARPGGTLRYEMIAATPEMVRAMAEIGQPPSHAVTSTFAEVRPMSRLVLRNVIDFLPGVPSYEADIEVELTELGDRVKMVVLLDTMHSPEFTEMQKEGFTSQLSKLDEKFGAA, from the coding sequence ATGAACAGCGCAGTCAAAGTCCAGGCCCGATCAAAAGTCAGAGTCGAGCGCACCTACCGCGCCACGTTGCAGGAGGTCTGGGACCTCTGGACCACGCGCGAGGGCTTCGAGTCCTGGTGGGGGCCGCGAAATTTTCGGGCCGCCGTGGCGGAGCTCGACGCGAGGCCGGGCGGCACCCTGCGCTACGAGATGATCGCCGCCACGCCCGAGATGGTCCGCGCCATGGCGGAGATCGGCCAGCCGCCCTCGCACGCCGTGACCTCCACCTTCGCGGAGGTGAGGCCCATGAGTCGGCTCGTGCTCCGCAACGTGATCGACTTCTTGCCCGGCGTACCGTCCTACGAGGCCGACATCGAGGTCGAGCTCACGGAGCTCGGCGACCGCGTGAAGATGGTGGTGCTGCTCGACACCATGCACAGCCCCGAGTTCACCGAGATGCAGAAGGAAGGCTTCACGAGCCAGCTCAGCAAGCTGGACGAGAAGTTCGGGGCGGCGTGA
- a CDS encoding dihydrofolate reductase family protein: MSRLRVNAFSISIDGHGAGPGQDLANPMGVGGMALHQWVLGTKTFQKMHADFAGSLIGDTVGRAGVDDDFAARGFENLGAWIMGRNMFGPQRGPWPDDGWQGWWGKNPPYHVPVFVLTHHARESFTMEGGTTFHFVTEGIHAALKRAKEAAQGKDIRLGGGVAAVRQYLTAGLIDELHLAISPVLLGRGEHLLAGIDTVSLGYRCTEHASTDHATHVVLTK, from the coding sequence ATGTCGAGGCTTCGGGTAAACGCGTTTTCGATCTCGATCGACGGTCATGGCGCCGGTCCCGGCCAGGATCTGGCCAATCCGATGGGTGTCGGAGGGATGGCGCTGCACCAGTGGGTCCTAGGCACGAAGACGTTCCAGAAGATGCACGCCGACTTCGCTGGCTCGCTGATCGGCGACACCGTCGGCCGAGCAGGCGTCGACGACGACTTCGCCGCGCGCGGCTTCGAGAACCTCGGCGCCTGGATCATGGGCCGCAACATGTTCGGGCCGCAGCGGGGCCCCTGGCCCGACGACGGTTGGCAGGGATGGTGGGGCAAGAACCCGCCCTACCACGTGCCCGTCTTCGTGCTCACGCACCACGCTCGTGAGTCCTTCACCATGGAGGGCGGAACGACATTCCACTTCGTGACCGAAGGCATCCACGCCGCGCTGAAGCGCGCGAAGGAGGCGGCCCAGGGCAAGGATATCCGGCTCGGCGGCGGCGTCGCCGCCGTTCGGCAGTACCTCACCGCGGGGCTGATCGACGAGCTCCACCTCGCGATCTCCCCCGTGCTCCTCGGCCGGGGCGAGCACCTCCTCGCCGGCATCGATACGGTGAGCCTCGGCTATCGATGCACGGAGCACGCGTCCACGGACCACGCCACCCACGTCGTCCTGACGAAGTAG
- a CDS encoding phytanoyl-CoA dioxygenase family protein encodes MSQARHTSAEMDELAHAAQRDGFCLIKNLIPKRLLLSWREAFAPLLDAHIAREGHLKNRGPGRYYVTLPFRAPFAEPRIYEDETILGVVERLVGADMTMVQLATDTPLLGSDYQDVHRDAPPLFPETGKETPAFQIAVNFPLVDVTAENGPIEIARGTHMLSKAEGMRRLEQGEVALDPIPMELGDVMVRDVRGLHRGTPNRSREPRPMVVIGYSRRWLFRPEVSIRVPRESLSHLSERAKRMLRFNPIIESLAVREETEETEVYQAFAY; translated from the coding sequence ATGAGCCAGGCCCGCCACACGAGCGCCGAGATGGATGAGCTTGCCCACGCGGCGCAGCGCGATGGGTTCTGCCTCATCAAGAACCTCATTCCGAAGCGCCTGCTGCTCTCGTGGCGTGAGGCCTTCGCGCCGCTCCTCGACGCCCACATCGCGCGTGAGGGGCACCTCAAGAACCGGGGGCCGGGTCGCTATTACGTGACGCTCCCGTTCAGGGCCCCCTTCGCGGAGCCGCGCATCTACGAAGACGAGACGATCCTGGGCGTGGTGGAGCGCCTCGTCGGCGCCGACATGACCATGGTCCAGCTCGCGACCGACACCCCGCTCCTCGGGTCCGACTACCAGGATGTCCACCGCGACGCGCCGCCGCTCTTCCCCGAGACGGGGAAAGAGACGCCCGCGTTCCAGATCGCCGTCAACTTCCCCCTGGTCGACGTCACCGCCGAGAACGGCCCGATCGAGATCGCCCGCGGCACACACATGCTCTCCAAGGCCGAGGGGATGCGGCGCCTCGAGCAGGGCGAGGTCGCGCTCGATCCGATCCCCATGGAGCTCGGCGACGTCATGGTCCGCGACGTTCGCGGCCTCCACCGCGGAACCCCGAACCGCTCGCGCGAGCCGCGGCCCATGGTCGTCATCGGCTACAGCCGCCGCTGGCTCTTCCGCCCGGAGGTCTCGATCCGGGTGCCCCGCGAGAGCCTTTCCCACCTGTCGGAGCGGGCGAAGCGCATGCTCCGCTTCAATCCCATCATCGAGTCGCTCGCCGTGCGCGAGGAGACGGAGGAGACCGAGGTCTACCAGGCCTTCGCCTACTGA